The proteins below are encoded in one region of Struthio camelus isolate bStrCam1 chromosome 11, bStrCam1.hap1, whole genome shotgun sequence:
- the HMGB3 gene encoding high mobility group protein B3 has protein sequence MAGAGEPGEGKKDVVKMAKGDPKKPKGKMSAYAFFVQTCREEHKKKNPEVPVNFAEFSKKCSERWKTMSSKEKAKFDEMAKADKVRYDREMKDYGPAKGGKKKKDPNAPKRPPSGFFLFCSEFRPKIKSTNPGISIGDVAKKLGEMWNNLSDGEKQPYNNKAAKLKEKYEKDVADYKSKGKFDGAKGAATKAARKKVEEEDEEEEEDEEEEDEDDDDE, from the exons ATGGCTGGCGCTGGAGAGCCCGGCGAAGGGAAGAAAGACGT AGTCAAGATGGCTAAAGGTGATCCGAAGAAGCCCAAGGGCAAGATGTCTGCCTATGCCTTCTTTGTGCAGACCTGCCGTgaagaacataagaaaaagaacCCAGAGGTTCCAGTCAACTTTGCAGAATTTTCCAAGAAGTGCTCGGAGAGGTGGAAG accatgTCAAGCAAGGAGAAGGCTAAATTTGATGAAATGGCAAAGGCCGATAAGGTACGATATGATAGAGAAATGAAGGACTATGGACCTGCTAAGGGTGGCAAGAAGAAGAAGGACCCCAATGCCCCAAAACGACCACC GTCCGGCTTCTTCCTGTTCTGTTCAGAGTTCCGCCCCAAGATCAAATCCACGAACCCTGGCATATCTATTGGGGACGTAGCAAAGAAACTTGGTGAAATGTGGAACAACCTCAGTGATGGTGAAAAGCAGCCTTATAATAATAAGGCAGCTAAACTGAAGGAGAAGTACGAGAAG GATGTTGCAGACTACAAGTCTAAAGGAAAGTTTGATGGCGCAAAGGGAGCAGCAACCAAAGCTGCTCGGAAAAAGGTAGAGGAAGAagacgaagaggaggaggaggatgaagaagaggaggatgaagatgatgatgacgAATAA